The following are encoded in a window of Panicum virgatum strain AP13 chromosome 5N, P.virgatum_v5, whole genome shotgun sequence genomic DNA:
- the LOC120674279 gene encoding WRKY transcription factor WRKY24-like has product MAAPLGLVGHEAYAACSYPQPAAAAASSYFSPPELVADSGGAVMELAPPMADYCLPGIMGARTPDYYCSPPAPVFANGGAAAAENEMMNSMSYVGDDGRMITMSGSAGNGGRPSPRIGFRTRSEVDVLDDGFKWRKYGKKAVKSSPNPRNYYRCSAEGCGVKKRVERDGDDPRYVVTTYDGVHNHAVPGRGAQRPARSAPLVAAPWSAPAAPCDPWGTQLHAAAHSSESSY; this is encoded by the exons ATGGCGGCGCCGCTGGGACTCGTCGGCCACGAGGCGTACGCCGCCTGCTCCTAcccgcagcccgccgccgccgccgcctcctcctacTTCTCCCCTCCTGAGCTCGTGGCGGACAGCGGTGGTGCCGTGATGGAGCTCGCGCCGCCCATGGCTGACTACTGCCTCCCGGGGATCATGGGCGCGCGAACGCCCGACTACtactgctcgccgccggcgccggtgttcgccaacggcggcgctgccgctgccgagAATGAGATGATGAACAGCAT GAGCTACGTGGGCGATGACGGGAGGATGATTACGATGAGCGGGTCGGCCGGGAACGGCGGCCGGCCGTCGCCGCGGATCGGGTTCCGGACGAGGTCGGAGGTGGACGTCCTGGACGACGGCTTCAAGTGGCGCAAGTACGGCAAGAAGGCGGTCAAGAGCAGCCCCAACCCGAG GAACTACTACCGGTGCTCGGCGGAGGGGTGCGGCGTGAAGAAGCGCGTGGAGCGGGACGGCGACGACCCGCGCTACGTCGTCACCACCTACGACGGCGTCCACAACCACGCCGTGCCCGGGCGCGGCGCCCAGCGGCCTGCGCGCTCGGCGCCCCTGGTGGCGGCGCCGTGGAGCGCGCCCGCCGCTCCCTGTGATCCGTGGGGGACGCAGCTCCACGCCGCGGCTCACTCGTCGGAGTCGTCGTACTGA